GATTGAGTTCCTGATGGATGATTGCAATGCCCGCCGCTTCCGATTGCAGCGTCGAGGTGAAGTGGACCGTCTGCCCCTTGTAGATCATGTCGCCGGCATCGCGCTGGTAGACACCACTGATGATCTTCATGAGGGTCGATTTTCCGGCGCCGTTTTCGCCGCAGACAGCGTGGACTTCGCCCGCACGCAATTCGAGCCGCACGCCCTGCAGCGCCTTCACGCCGGGAAACTCCTTGGACACATCCTCGAGTTTCAAAAGCAGCGGCGCGGGTTCGCGCTCGCGCTGTGCAAGCGACACTCCTCCCATCGCGATCTCCTCCAGACTTGCGAAAGCCTCCCCGACTTCCTCGCCGCAAGACATAGGACAGGCCACAATAATTGGTCAAGCCAATTTTCGATTTTGCTTGAAACGCGCCTTATTGACCGATTAATATGCGTAAACTGCAATCATCACCGAGGATTGGCCTGACCAGAATGACCCTTCCGAAACGTCTCTATCAGCAGATCGCCGATCAGGTCCGGCTATTGATCCAGAACGGCCAATATCCGGCAGGATCGCGGCTGCCACCGGAACGGGAACTTGCCCAGACGCTCGGCGTATCGCGCCCCTCGCTGCGAGAGGCCCTGATCGCACTGGAAATCGACGGATCGATCGAGATCCGCATGGGCTCTGGCATCTATGTCCTGTCGGCGGGCAAGACCGCGCCGTCGGGCCGTTCTCTGGGTGAAAGCCCGACCGAACTGATGCAGGCGCGCGCCGTGATCGAAAGCGCGGTGATCGCCAAGGCCACAGCGGCGATGACGCAAGCGACGCTGGCCACTCTGTCCGGCATCCTCGACAGCATGCGCCAGGAAATCGCCGAAGGACG
The sequence above is a segment of the Rhizobium sp. SSA_523 genome. Coding sequences within it:
- a CDS encoding FadR/GntR family transcriptional regulator, with the protein product MTLPKRLYQQIADQVRLLIQNGQYPAGSRLPPERELAQTLGVSRPSLREALIALEIDGSIEIRMGSGIYVLSAGKTAPSGRSLGESPTELMQARAVIESAVIAKATAAMTQATLATLSGILDSMRQEIAEGRKPIDQDRLFHLTIAEQAGNSVLAEIVANLFDERHSPISDHMRGRFETPETWSEALLEHEAILASLEARDPLAAQATMHAHLTASRRRWLES